The following are encoded in a window of Panicum virgatum strain AP13 chromosome 5N, P.virgatum_v5, whole genome shotgun sequence genomic DNA:
- the LOC120675345 gene encoding 5'-nucleotidase SurE-like translates to MEANSGEGAPKRNPLTSALVSNLESVLAARRAPPAEEVSTAAASGEAEAPDAPPTDGAPSRPVVLLTCAGGIRSAGLAALIDALVAGGRCDVHVCAPESDKPACGHSITVRETITATSVDFKGAKAFEISGTLVDCVSLALSGKLFPWSAPALVISGINPGPNCGYEMFHSSAIAAAREALVHGVPSIAVSLNWKKDESKDKDFKDAAQACLPLINAALADIEKGIFIKGCLLNIGIPSSPSANKGFKLTKQSGYTPAQSWQAVSTNRPSSAVHFMGMHQSLGIQLAQLGKDASAAGAARRVSAQRKTVEVESVAAAGKEEAREVVKKLFRAEFVEKQHEDLNEDIDLRAMENGFISVTPLNVHGQVEAEIVALVSDWLSAVVSLGKEKEAAPATADQQIAAEEKDPSAT, encoded by the exons ATGgaggcgaactccggcgagggCGCTCCCAAGCGCAACCCCCTCACGTCCGCGCTCGTCTCCAACCTCGAGTCCgtgctcgccgcgcgccgcgccccccCGGCCGAGGAggtcagcaccgccgccgcatccggcgaggcggaggctcCCGATGCCCCGCCGACCGATGGAGCGCCGTCGAGGCCCGTCGTGCTGTTGACCTGCGCCGGGGGGATCCGGTCGGCGGGTCTCGCGGCGCTCATCGAcgccctcgtcgccggcggccgctgcgACGTCCACGTGTGTGCCCCCGAATC GGACAAGCCAGCCTGCGGTCACTCAATTACCGTCCGTGAGACCATCACTGCGACATCCGTGGATTTCAAAGGGGCTAAAGCTTTTGAGATATCCG GCACACTGGTTGACTGCGTCTCATTGGCATTATCTGGGAAGCTGTTTCCTTGGTCTGCACCTGCTTTG GTGATCAGCGGTATTAACCCGGGACCAAATTGTGGATATGAGAT GTTCCACTCTTCTGCCATTGCTGCTGCAAGGGAGGCCTTAGTGCATGGGGTGCCTTCAATTGCAGTCTCATTGAATTG GAAGAAGGATGAAAGCAAAGACAAGGACTTCAAGGATGCAGCTCAGGCCTGTTTGCCATTGATAAATGCTGCCTTGGCTGACATTGAGAAAGGAATTTTCATCAAAGGGTGCCTACTGAATATTGGGATTCCAAGCTCACCATCTGCAAACAAG GGTTTCAAGTTGACCAAACAGAGTGGATACACTCCTGCTCAAAGTTGGCAAGCTGTGTCAACAAACAGGCCTTCATCTGCTGTACACTTTATGGGCATGCATCAAAGTCTCGGCATTCAGTTGGCGCAGCTTGGGAAGGATGCATCTGCAGCA GGAGCTGCACGTAGAGTTAGTGCTCAGCGAAAGACAGTCGAGGTTGAGTCTGTTGCAGCTGCTGGTAAAGAAGAGGCTCGTGAAGTAGTTAAGAAGTTATTCCGTGCTGAG TTTGTTGAGAAGCAACATGAAGATTTAAATGAAGATATCGATTTGAGAGCTATGGAGAATGGATTT ATATCTGTCACTCCTCTGAATGTACATGGGCAAGTGGAGGCTGAAATTGTAGCCCTAGTTTCAGATTGGCTCTCAGCAGTTGTATCTCTAGGCAAAGAAAAGGAAGCTGCTCCAGCTACAGCTGACCAGCAAATTGCTGCTGAGGAAAAAGATCCATCAGCAACCTAA